One window of Bacillus sp. THAF10 genomic DNA carries:
- a CDS encoding D-Ala-D-Ala carboxypeptidase family metallohydrolase: MIKMYRGFLVFSFTLMLGMVLSLVSAEEVSAYNWTRTLSEGSSGADVRELQIRVAGWAADSPQQTVVSVDGEFGPGTKAAVIRFQRAYGLSADGVVGPQTQAKLNDLESANGTKHFSYSEFYSKDGSQFNGGNVSAATVKENVRRTMYKLEAVRVKLGNRAININSGFRSISHNRNVGGTSNSQHTYGIAADISVSGVSNNTVQNAAKSSGFSGIYSEGSFTHMDSRVEYAYGAQFWWWD; this comes from the coding sequence ATGATCAAAATGTATCGTGGTTTTTTGGTATTCAGTTTTACGCTTATGCTTGGAATGGTATTGTCATTAGTTTCTGCTGAAGAAGTGTCCGCTTATAACTGGACGAGAACATTAAGTGAAGGATCAAGCGGTGCCGATGTTAGGGAGTTGCAGATTCGTGTTGCTGGATGGGCTGCAGATTCCCCACAACAAACAGTGGTGTCTGTGGATGGTGAGTTTGGACCTGGAACAAAGGCAGCAGTTATCAGATTTCAACGGGCTTACGGACTTTCAGCAGATGGCGTAGTAGGTCCACAAACACAAGCAAAATTAAACGACTTGGAATCAGCAAATGGTACGAAACATTTTAGCTATAGTGAATTTTATTCTAAAGATGGCAGTCAGTTTAATGGAGGCAATGTCTCTGCAGCGACTGTTAAAGAAAATGTTCGTCGCACGATGTACAAGCTTGAGGCAGTTCGTGTAAAGCTCGGGAATCGTGCCATCAACATTAATTCTGGGTTTAGAAGCATCTCTCACAACCGCAATGTTGGCGGAACATCAAATAGTCAGCATACTTACGGAATTGCAGCCGATATCAGTGTGTCCGGTGTGAGCAATAATACCGTGCAAAATGCAGCAAAAAGCTCAGGATTCAGCGGCATTTACAGTGAAGGCAGCTTCACGCACATGGACAGTCGTGTAGAATACGCATACGGAGCACAGTTCTGGTGGTGGGACTAA
- a CDS encoding cell wall metabolism sensor histidine kinase WalK, which yields MKFSTKLGIWFFLSILVIEAISMSVLHRHVVNSLIEEELEALLARGNSHRDVLETSFDSSTLNHIELMELITDTEVIIMSQEQEVLASSLSEAEIPDDIRENRGKTEQILQDNWKDNRYVSTVSPFQTEGTTGIVYMLKSTNQFQQLVQQLNHHFGIAAVIILFFLFLTNFFLIRLLTKPLERMKDATGRLSKGDFSVELPVKKQDEIGELAQSIQALSNHLHHLQIERNEFLASISHELRTPLTYIKGFAELGKKSHLSEAERMRYLHIIHEESLKVSDMLKDLFELAKMDQNTFSIQKEKTRMSAFVQAIYEKTVPVFQYEEQHLEFHHHDDFVADIDPARFEQIIVNLLDNARKFSDKGATTSIFLTKANIIIQDEGIGITEEDLPFVFDRMFRAERSRSRLTGGTGLGLSIVKELVEEHNGEITIQSEVNKGTTVIIALEVKHDEENTVNR from the coding sequence ATGAAATTTTCAACAAAGTTAGGTATTTGGTTTTTTCTTAGCATCCTTGTTATAGAAGCAATATCCATGAGTGTTCTTCATCGGCATGTGGTGAATTCGCTAATAGAAGAAGAGCTTGAGGCTTTGCTAGCTAGAGGAAACAGCCATCGAGATGTTCTTGAGACGTCTTTTGATTCAAGCACCCTTAACCATATTGAGTTAATGGAATTAATAACAGATACGGAAGTTATCATTATGTCACAAGAGCAAGAAGTACTCGCTTCTTCTCTTTCAGAAGCGGAAATCCCGGATGACATACGAGAAAATAGAGGGAAAACGGAGCAAATACTACAAGATAATTGGAAGGACAACCGCTATGTATCCACGGTTTCCCCATTTCAAACAGAAGGCACTACTGGCATTGTTTATATGTTAAAAAGCACAAATCAATTTCAACAACTTGTACAACAATTAAACCATCATTTTGGCATTGCTGCAGTTATTATTCTTTTCTTTTTGTTCTTGACTAATTTCTTTTTAATTCGTTTACTCACGAAACCTCTTGAAAGAATGAAAGATGCAACAGGAAGGTTAAGCAAAGGGGATTTTTCGGTTGAACTACCAGTTAAAAAACAGGATGAGATAGGGGAACTGGCTCAGTCCATTCAAGCCCTATCAAATCATTTGCACCATTTGCAAATTGAACGAAATGAGTTTCTTGCTAGCATCTCCCATGAACTAAGAACGCCACTTACTTATATTAAGGGATTTGCAGAACTTGGTAAAAAATCACACCTAAGTGAAGCAGAAAGAATGCGCTATCTCCATATTATTCATGAAGAATCTCTTAAAGTATCAGACATGCTAAAAGATTTATTTGAACTTGCGAAAATGGATCAAAACACGTTTTCTATTCAAAAAGAAAAAACAAGAATGAGCGCATTTGTACAAGCTATATATGAGAAGACAGTACCAGTTTTCCAATATGAGGAGCAGCATTTGGAATTCCACCATCATGACGACTTTGTAGCGGATATTGATCCAGCCCGATTTGAACAGATAATCGTAAACCTATTAGATAATGCGCGTAAGTTTTCCGATAAAGGGGCAACAACTTCTATCTTTTTAACGAAAGCAAACATAATCATTCAGGACGAAGGTATCGGAATTACTGAAGAAGACCTTCCCTTTGTGTTTGACCGAATGTTTCGCGCAGAAAGATCGAGATCCAGGCTAACAGGTGGAACTGGACTAGGCTTATCAATTGTAAAAGAATTAGTCGAAGAACATAATGGAGAAATTACCATACAATCCGAAGTTAACAAAGGAACGACGGTAATCATTGCACTTGAGGTGAAACATGATGAAGAAAATACTGTTAATAGATGA
- a CDS encoding GDSL-type esterase/lipase family protein — protein MKIACIGDSLTDGKPGVSFVKILKKRFPEIRFVNLGKAGETVKSLHTRLTKSPMDQDFDIAFLWIGVNDIYSRLLKVQAQPITRSSEEFKECYENLLELILKSSKKVVVVTPALIGETINPSNRGLLNLSMIIEEISKEHKNVSFIDLHATFMKRLETLQTKDYLSTGVMTLLKDVFFYKSAKRVDRLAAERGLHLTMDGIHLNSKGAELVAKEYAKVIDSF, from the coding sequence GTGAAAATTGCCTGCATTGGTGATAGTCTCACAGATGGTAAACCAGGAGTTTCTTTTGTGAAAATATTAAAAAAGAGATTCCCTGAAATTCGATTTGTGAATCTTGGCAAAGCCGGGGAAACGGTAAAAAGCTTACATACGAGATTAACGAAAAGCCCGATGGATCAGGATTTTGATATAGCTTTCCTCTGGATAGGAGTTAATGATATTTATTCACGGTTATTGAAAGTCCAAGCCCAGCCAATCACAAGAAGTTCAGAGGAATTTAAGGAGTGCTATGAGAATCTATTAGAATTAATATTAAAGTCTTCCAAAAAGGTAGTAGTAGTTACTCCTGCCCTAATAGGGGAGACTATTAACCCTTCTAATAGAGGACTTCTCAATCTGTCGATGATTATAGAAGAGATTTCAAAAGAACATAAAAATGTTTCCTTTATTGATCTTCATGCGACGTTTATGAAGAGATTGGAGACATTACAAACCAAGGATTACTTGAGCACCGGAGTCATGACTCTTTTAAAGGATGTTTTCTTTTATAAGAGTGCAAAGCGAGTAGACCGTCTGGCAGCAGAGCGTGGCCTACACCTGACGATGGATGGCATCCATTTGAACAGTAAAGGTGCGGAGTTGGTTGCTAAAGAATATGCAAAGGTGATCGATTCGTTTTAA
- a CDS encoding VOC family protein: protein MYRIETVFIPVSEIQSAREWYSSVLGIEFGEVQFEHLCVAEMQGATVILDMMPKWRNENGELPVLQAPVIQFGTDDIEASFHKMKDKDVEMVTGIEHGHYFVFKDPDGNRLMVSQC from the coding sequence ATGTACCGCATTGAAACAGTATTCATACCTGTAAGTGAAATTCAAAGCGCTAGGGAATGGTATTCTAGCGTGTTGGGAATCGAATTTGGCGAGGTTCAGTTTGAGCACTTATGTGTGGCAGAGATGCAAGGCGCAACGGTCATCCTTGATATGATGCCAAAATGGCGCAATGAAAATGGAGAGCTACCAGTCTTACAAGCTCCTGTTATTCAGTTTGGTACAGATGATATTGAAGCATCCTTTCATAAGATGAAGGATAAAGATGTGGAGATGGTGACAGGTATTGAGCATGGTCATTATTTTGTGTTTAAGGATCCGGATGGTAATAGATTGATGGTTTCGCAGTGTTAA
- a CDS encoding phosphotransferase family protein: protein MKLGTPFAAGNTANIYLKNNTAIKIYHNHIPETASSYEASKQMAAYECGLSVPKILEVIDNALVMEYVNGQTVGQLALADMNQASYYLELSVNVQREIHHKNPNNLESMKDKLQRQIAMADSLDSVTKSKLIAKLSTMTYKPKLCHGDFHLHNLIKSKERIYIIDWVDATLGDIRADVYRSYLLYSQVSVDLAEMYISLYCQKSGLTKEAIFEWAPIIAAARLAENVQTESQERLLSIVQENC from the coding sequence ATGAAGCTTGGAACCCCTTTTGCAGCAGGTAATACTGCGAATATTTATTTGAAAAATAATACTGCGATTAAAATTTATCATAACCATATTCCTGAAACAGCATCTTCCTATGAAGCTAGTAAACAAATGGCTGCTTATGAATGTGGTCTGTCTGTTCCAAAAATTTTAGAGGTCATCGACAATGCTTTGGTAATGGAATATGTGAACGGACAAACAGTGGGACAGCTTGCACTGGCGGACATGAATCAGGCAAGTTATTATTTGGAGTTATCGGTAAATGTGCAAAGGGAGATTCATCATAAGAATCCAAATAACTTGGAATCTATGAAAGATAAACTACAGCGGCAAATTGCCATGGCAGACAGTCTTGATTCAGTTACTAAGTCCAAGCTAATAGCTAAGCTGTCAACGATGACCTATAAGCCTAAGCTTTGTCATGGTGATTTTCATTTACATAATCTAATTAAATCGAAAGAACGTATCTACATAATCGATTGGGTGGACGCAACCTTAGGAGATATCCGTGCAGATGTGTATCGTTCCTATCTTTTATATTCACAGGTTTCCGTAGACTTGGCGGAGATGTATATTAGCCTTTACTGCCAGAAGAGCGGACTAACAAAAGAAGCTATCTTTGAATGGGCACCAATAATTGCAGCGGCAAGGTTGGCAGAGAACGTGCAGACGGAGAGTCAGGAACGTCTATTGAGCATTGTGCAGGAAAATTGTTAG
- a CDS encoding cell division protein FtsK has product MKVFRWISTLLYMHLLKHALLKGSNKGLTEEEAEHLSTIKRQNPFGLVVLILGGASFTFGPVSLTIPVTTIILFLISFGTFDKNREDNPWTFYIGLGLSFIGLWMNINEMLHEHHLR; this is encoded by the coding sequence ATGAAAGTGTTTCGATGGATAAGTACATTGCTCTACATGCATTTACTGAAACACGCCTTACTAAAAGGGAGCAACAAAGGGCTAACAGAAGAAGAGGCTGAACACCTTTCCACAATAAAAAGACAAAATCCATTTGGCTTGGTTGTGCTCATACTAGGTGGCGCGTCCTTTACTTTTGGGCCGGTTTCATTAACCATACCTGTAACCACCATTATTTTGTTTCTTATTTCGTTTGGAACCTTTGATAAAAACAGAGAAGATAATCCGTGGACATTTTACATCGGGTTGGGGTTGAGCTTCATTGGTTTATGGATGAACATAAATGAGATGCTACATGAACATCACTTGCGTTAA
- a CDS encoding PadR family transcriptional regulator, translating into MSKENTQYAILGLLTTGCNTGYTIKQMMDGSLNHFWKISYGQIYPLLKQLVDKGYASVSHTIQEGKPDKKEYKITKAGEIALRDWLEKPVEELETIKNELLLKLFFSRHQDRRNTIENVSKYKEKLTARYQTYETIKHNLSEHHKDHVDAIYWIITLDYGIATTEAAMKWCEETIRKLKEEE; encoded by the coding sequence ATGTCTAAGGAAAATACACAATATGCAATCCTTGGTCTTCTTACTACTGGCTGCAACACAGGATATACCATTAAACAAATGATGGACGGCAGCTTAAATCACTTTTGGAAAATTAGCTACGGACAAATTTATCCCCTTTTAAAACAGCTTGTCGATAAGGGCTACGCTTCTGTCAGTCATACCATTCAAGAAGGAAAACCAGATAAGAAGGAATATAAAATCACCAAAGCTGGAGAAATTGCTTTACGTGATTGGTTGGAGAAACCGGTAGAAGAACTTGAAACAATCAAAAATGAGCTTTTACTAAAGTTGTTTTTTAGTCGTCACCAAGACAGAAGAAACACTATTGAAAATGTCTCTAAGTACAAAGAAAAACTAACGGCCCGTTACCAAACATACGAGACAATTAAACATAATTTAAGTGAACACCACAAAGATCATGTCGATGCCATCTATTGGATTATCACTTTAGATTATGGGATAGCTACTACAGAAGCAGCCATGAAGTGGTGTGAGGAAACAATAAGGAAGCTAAAGGAGGAAGAATAA
- a CDS encoding YdhK family protein, which translates to MKKRYFFSAFTLATAITLSGCAADDDGAAPNQNQTKEDSQEEHGDHGGHEGMDMSGSGEVPEGLKEAENPKFKVGSTAMITDAHMPGMEGAEATIVGAYDTYVYTVTYEPTTGGEKVENHKWIIHEEVKDAQDNPYDPGDEVVIEAAHMEGMKGATATIDSMEKTTVYMVDFTLTDNGEEVTNHKWVTESELSEKE; encoded by the coding sequence ATGAAGAAACGATATTTTTTTAGTGCATTTACATTAGCGACTGCCATTACGTTATCAGGTTGTGCTGCAGATGATGATGGTGCAGCGCCAAATCAAAACCAAACCAAAGAAGATTCGCAAGAAGAGCATGGTGATCATGGTGGACATGAAGGCATGGATATGTCAGGCTCTGGTGAAGTGCCAGAAGGGCTAAAGGAAGCGGAAAACCCTAAGTTTAAAGTGGGAAGTACTGCAATGATTACAGACGCCCATATGCCAGGCATGGAAGGTGCAGAGGCAACCATTGTTGGTGCTTATGACACATACGTTTATACGGTGACATATGAACCTACAACAGGTGGAGAAAAAGTAGAGAACCATAAATGGATCATTCATGAGGAAGTGAAAGATGCCCAGGATAATCCTTATGACCCTGGTGACGAAGTGGTGATAGAAGCAGCGCACATGGAAGGTATGAAAGGTGCTACTGCCACCATTGATTCCATGGAAAAAACAACCGTTTATATGGTAGATTTCACGCTAACAGATAATGGGGAAGAAGTGACCAACCATAAATGGGTAACCGAAAGTGAGCTTTCTGAAAAAGAATAG
- a CDS encoding zinc-binding dehydrogenase, whose translation MKAMMVTDFGGTEFLKLKEIDIPKIKADEVLIRVIKTSVNYADIKSRYGKKGTALPFIPGLDATGYIEETGKDVTRLKKGQRVIAFPKNGSYAEYVVASSLLVFPIPDELDFLTAAACPIVSFLAHRLLYNVAQIKEGESVLVHAAAGGVGTTAIQLARLMGAGKIIGTVGSYEKIKMAEESGADYVICYEEEDFAEKTNEWTAGNGVDIILDSVSGEVTENSMNCLAPYGRLVHFGNSSGKVGEITTVDLHSSCRSVLGFSLGTTRKLRPQLLQETASKVLPLLANKQLKMKIGHEFALEDIAQAHLLMEGRKNKGKIIINVGE comes from the coding sequence ATGAAGGCGATGATGGTGACAGACTTTGGAGGAACTGAGTTTCTTAAGCTGAAAGAAATAGATATTCCAAAAATTAAGGCTGATGAGGTTTTAATTAGAGTTATAAAGACAAGTGTCAACTATGCAGATATTAAATCTAGGTATGGCAAAAAAGGAACAGCACTGCCATTTATCCCGGGTTTGGATGCCACAGGTTACATTGAAGAAACAGGCAAAGATGTGACGAGATTGAAAAAGGGGCAACGGGTTATTGCCTTTCCGAAGAACGGATCGTATGCAGAATATGTAGTTGCATCTTCCCTCCTTGTATTTCCGATTCCAGATGAACTGGATTTTCTAACCGCAGCAGCTTGTCCCATTGTTTCCTTTTTGGCACATCGACTGCTCTACAATGTTGCACAAATCAAAGAAGGCGAATCGGTTCTTGTTCATGCTGCGGCAGGTGGAGTGGGGACAACTGCCATTCAACTGGCAAGGCTTATGGGAGCAGGTAAAATCATTGGAACCGTTGGTAGCTATGAGAAAATAAAGATGGCAGAGGAAAGTGGCGCTGATTATGTGATTTGCTATGAAGAGGAAGATTTTGCAGAAAAGACGAATGAATGGACAGCTGGTAATGGAGTGGATATTATCCTCGATTCAGTTTCAGGGGAAGTGACAGAAAACAGTATGAACTGTTTGGCCCCATATGGGAGATTGGTTCATTTCGGAAATTCTAGCGGCAAGGTTGGAGAGATAACAACAGTAGATTTGCATTCAAGCTGCCGATCTGTATTGGGTTTCAGTCTTGGAACGACGAGAAAGCTTCGCCCGCAGCTCTTACAGGAAACTGCTTCTAAGGTATTGCCTCTTTTAGCTAACAAACAATTGAAAATGAAAATAGGTCATGAATTTGCACTTGAAGATATTGCCCAAGCACATCTGTTAATGGAAGGTAGGAAGAATAAAGGGAAAATTATTATAAATGTAGGAGAGTAG
- a CDS encoding DUF4188 domain-containing protein, whose product MGETVFPGRYTLKENKEDLVVFIIGMRINKWWAVHKWLPVLLAMPPMIKELYKNKELGCLSMENFLRPRTSLLIQYWQSEEHLLAYAKGHKHLKAWADFNQKVGNNDAVGIYHETYIVAGGNYETIYGNMPKFGLGRALGTVPITSATKTAEKRLKKTL is encoded by the coding sequence ATGGGGGAAACGGTTTTTCCAGGACGCTATACGTTAAAGGAAAACAAAGAAGACCTTGTTGTATTCATCATTGGAATGAGAATAAACAAGTGGTGGGCTGTTCACAAATGGCTGCCTGTGCTTCTCGCCATGCCGCCTATGATCAAAGAGCTTTATAAGAACAAAGAGCTAGGCTGCCTTTCGATGGAAAACTTCTTGAGACCCCGCACTTCATTGTTGATTCAATATTGGCAATCCGAGGAACATCTGCTTGCTTATGCAAAAGGCCACAAACACTTAAAGGCATGGGCTGATTTTAACCAAAAGGTAGGAAATAACGATGCTGTCGGAATTTATCATGAAACCTATATCGTGGCTGGTGGAAACTATGAAACAATTTATGGCAACATGCCGAAGTTTGGGCTTGGAAGAGCACTTGGTACCGTTCCAATTACTTCTGCCACGAAAACTGCAGAGAAACGGTTGAAGAAGACCTTATGA
- a CDS encoding four-helix bundle copper-binding protein, which produces MLSQEHLQKCLEECLACMEACNTCFDACLAEEDVKMMAACIRTDRECADICAFTAKALQSNSPFIQQVCGLCAEICEACADECEKHQHDHCQRCAEACRRCAAACREMMA; this is translated from the coding sequence ATGTTAAGTCAGGAACACCTACAAAAATGTTTAGAAGAATGCTTAGCGTGCATGGAGGCGTGTAACACCTGTTTTGATGCTTGTTTAGCAGAAGAAGATGTGAAAATGATGGCTGCTTGTATTCGTACAGATCGAGAGTGTGCAGATATTTGCGCCTTTACGGCAAAAGCCCTTCAATCAAATAGCCCATTTATTCAACAAGTATGCGGACTTTGTGCAGAAATATGTGAGGCATGTGCAGATGAGTGCGAGAAGCATCAGCATGACCATTGCCAGCGATGTGCAGAAGCTTGCAGGCGTTGTGCTGCTGCTTGTAGAGAGATGATGGCATAA
- a CDS encoding response regulator transcription factor, giving the protein MKKILLIDDEIRMLELLSLYLAPYEYRCVKVQSGKEGVAFLEKDDADLILLDIMMPEMDGWETLRNIRIFSDVPIIMLTARNDKEDIVKGLKNGADDYIPKPFNEEELLARIEAVLRRTKITSSTDLPIHFKGLNLYTYSFQVTYKETTITLTPKEFALLEKFLLHRDKVFSREHLIDSIWDFKTETENRTIDSHIRNLRDKLRAGGFPVEAHLQTIWGVGYRWNDKYKK; this is encoded by the coding sequence ATGAAGAAAATACTGTTAATAGATGATGAAATACGAATGTTAGAGCTTCTGTCTTTATATTTAGCTCCCTATGAATATCGTTGTGTAAAAGTACAATCCGGTAAAGAAGGAGTGGCATTTCTAGAAAAGGACGATGCAGATTTGATTCTGTTAGATATAATGATGCCGGAAATGGATGGATGGGAAACGTTAAGAAATATTCGTATTTTTTCCGACGTCCCTATCATCATGCTTACAGCAAGAAACGATAAAGAGGACATTGTAAAAGGCCTGAAAAACGGAGCAGATGACTATATTCCCAAACCCTTTAATGAGGAGGAACTTCTAGCAAGAATAGAGGCCGTACTTAGAAGAACAAAAATTACTTCTAGCACTGATTTACCAATCCATTTTAAAGGACTAAATCTTTACACTTATTCTTTTCAAGTGACCTATAAAGAAACTACCATTACCCTTACCCCAAAGGAGTTCGCTTTATTAGAAAAGTTTCTTCTTCACCGAGACAAGGTATTCTCAAGAGAGCATCTAATTGATTCGATCTGGGACTTTAAAACAGAAACAGAAAACCGCACGATTGATTCTCATATTCGAAATCTCCGAGATAAACTTCGAGCAGGCGGTTTTCCAGTCGAAGCGCACCTTCAAACTATTTGGGGTGTGGGATATCGTTGGAATGATAAATATAAGAAATAA
- a CDS encoding GNAT family N-acetyltransferase yields MGVPTIRAIDLEDYSYVSMWSKDDRFCIANGWGIRRSEDELYSWWLRCVQNNSRDFVRMGIEYNSRLIGYADLANIKDNTAEIGIAIGESKLWGSGIGTKSLEQFMDYAKEILGIYVFEAETHEENIRSKKMLNKLGFVEVSRIGREMYKGSEGQLIQYRFKGGEW; encoded by the coding sequence GTGGGGGTTCCAACAATAAGAGCAATTGATTTGGAGGATTATTCATACGTTTCCATGTGGAGCAAGGATGATCGGTTTTGTATTGCAAATGGTTGGGGAATCAGGAGAAGCGAGGATGAGCTCTATTCATGGTGGCTTCGTTGTGTTCAGAACAACTCTAGGGATTTTGTAAGAATGGGAATTGAATATAATTCGAGATTAATAGGATATGCTGACTTAGCCAATATTAAAGATAATACCGCGGAGATTGGTATAGCAATCGGCGAGAGCAAACTTTGGGGTAGTGGAATAGGAACAAAATCCCTTGAGCAGTTCATGGACTATGCAAAAGAAATACTAGGTATTTATGTGTTTGAAGCGGAAACTCATGAGGAGAATATCCGCTCAAAAAAGATGCTGAACAAACTAGGGTTCGTTGAGGTTAGCAGAATTGGTAGGGAGATGTACAAGGGGAGTGAAGGTCAGCTAATACAATACAGATTTAAAGGGGGGGAATGGTAG
- a CDS encoding AAA family ATPase → MKRLVMMTVGKTHSGKTTFAKRLEQAMTDSVVMDQDNHAEFINKHYKKLQPSYGPNTLKHAISELIVSYTIEHTNAHLILCNANRSRKGRQAVFEKFFPRDKFMRVIVHFDIRDDVLLERVRNSERTTNIFRGPYVSFEEVLKRQQAEAAEDPLPEETDYLFEIMGDEYEAVISEIVELERRLEKDK, encoded by the coding sequence ATGAAAAGATTAGTTATGATGACGGTCGGTAAAACACATAGTGGAAAAACCACCTTTGCGAAAAGGTTGGAGCAAGCGATGACGGATTCGGTGGTAATGGATCAAGATAATCACGCTGAATTTATTAATAAACATTATAAGAAACTACAGCCCTCATACGGACCAAATACGCTTAAACATGCGATATCAGAGTTGATTGTTAGCTACACGATTGAACACACAAACGCTCACCTCATTCTTTGCAATGCCAACCGAAGTAGGAAAGGCAGGCAAGCTGTTTTTGAAAAGTTTTTTCCGAGAGACAAATTTATGCGTGTTATCGTTCATTTTGACATTCGGGATGATGTGCTACTTGAGCGAGTAAGGAATAGTGAGCGAACTACGAATATTTTCCGAGGACCGTATGTAAGCTTTGAAGAAGTGCTGAAAAGACAACAGGCAGAGGCAGCAGAGGACCCTTTACCAGAGGAAACAGACTATCTGTTTGAGATAATGGGAGATGAGTATGAAGCGGTTATCTCTGAAATTGTGGAGTTGGAGAGGAGGTTGGAGAAGGATAAATGA
- a CDS encoding nucleoside 2-deoxyribosyltransferase: MTKFYIASSLKNKNAVREVSNHLSMKGFTQTYDWTQNERVETLEDLKLIGEEELSAVLEADFIIVMLPAGKGSHIEFGVALGQGKKIYLYADNDEMNNVETTSTFYHLNNVEKIVGSKEELVERVALHK, from the coding sequence ATGACCAAATTTTACATAGCATCCAGTTTGAAAAATAAAAATGCTGTGCGTGAAGTTAGCAATCATCTAAGTATGAAGGGCTTCACCCAAACCTATGATTGGACTCAAAATGAACGGGTGGAAACCTTGGAAGACTTGAAGCTGATTGGCGAAGAAGAACTTTCAGCAGTCTTGGAAGCAGATTTTATCATTGTGATGTTACCAGCTGGAAAAGGTAGTCATATCGAGTTTGGAGTCGCACTTGGACAAGGGAAGAAAATCTATCTGTACGCCGATAATGATGAAATGAATAACGTGGAAACTACAAGTACGTTTTATCATCTAAATAACGTTGAAAAAATCGTAGGTTCGAAAGAAGAGTTGGTGGAGCGAGTAGCATTACATAAATGA
- a CDS encoding NUDIX domain-containing protein — protein MRNRAAVVIVKDEQVCLIKRVVKDSVYYVFPGGGIEEGESPEEAAVREAYEELGLNVKVKECLAKVLFHGIQYYFEAEVLAGTFGTGHGEEYHSTSSERGSYTPCWIKLEDLANLDVRPDKIVRILLKLPSI, from the coding sequence ATGAGAAATCGAGCAGCTGTAGTGATTGTAAAAGATGAACAGGTATGTTTAATAAAAAGAGTGGTAAAGGATTCCGTATATTATGTGTTCCCAGGTGGAGGAATCGAAGAAGGGGAGTCACCAGAAGAAGCGGCAGTCAGAGAGGCGTATGAGGAGCTAGGACTAAATGTAAAAGTTAAGGAATGTTTAGCAAAGGTTCTATTCCATGGCATCCAATATTATTTTGAAGCTGAAGTATTAGCAGGTACCTTTGGAACAGGACATGGTGAGGAGTATCATTCTACGTCTAGTGAGAGAGGTTCGTATACCCCGTGTTGGATAAAACTAGAGGATCTGGCTAATTTGGATGTTAGACCAGATAAAATAGTTAGAATATTGCTGAAACTTCCCTCGATATAA